One Lactobacillus sp. CBA3606 DNA segment encodes these proteins:
- the rlmB gene encoding 23S rRNA (guanosine(2251)-2'-O)-methyltransferase RlmB, giving the protein MSINNEQPTNDQEPADFVIGRHPAMAAIKSEQQINKVFIQSGLQADVLNDIAKIAKKRHLIVQYVPKQKLDRLTDNANHQGVAVGVAAFEYATIDDLFAVAKAKQEPPFFLILDNIEDPHNLGSIMRTADAAGAHGIIIPKRRAVGLTSTVAKTSTGAIEHVKVARVTNLVQTVKELQTAGLWIFGTAMDGTDYRRWDASGAVGLIIGNEGKGISPLLQKTADEMLTIPMIGHVQSLNASVAASLLIYQGYTSRHPLGN; this is encoded by the coding sequence ATGTCAATTAATAATGAACAACCTACTAATGATCAAGAACCAGCTGATTTTGTGATTGGCCGTCATCCAGCGATGGCTGCCATTAAGAGTGAACAACAAATCAATAAAGTCTTTATTCAAAGTGGTCTACAAGCTGATGTTTTAAATGATATTGCTAAGATTGCTAAGAAACGTCATCTGATTGTCCAATATGTGCCGAAGCAAAAGTTAGATCGGTTAACCGATAACGCGAACCATCAAGGGGTTGCAGTTGGCGTGGCCGCTTTTGAATACGCGACCATCGATGACTTATTTGCGGTGGCAAAGGCGAAGCAAGAACCACCATTTTTCTTAATTTTGGATAATATTGAAGATCCCCATAATCTTGGTTCCATCATGCGGACTGCAGATGCAGCGGGGGCCCACGGCATTATCATTCCTAAGCGGCGAGCAGTGGGCTTAACAAGTACGGTCGCTAAGACGTCAACGGGCGCCATCGAACACGTCAAGGTTGCCCGGGTCACGAACCTTGTTCAAACGGTTAAAGAATTGCAGACGGCTGGCCTTTGGATTTTTGGGACCGCAATGGATGGCACCGATTATCGGCGTTGGGATGCTAGCGGTGCAGTTGGCCTGATTATTGGCAATGAAGGTAAGGGGATTTCACCGTTGCTACAAAAGACCGCGGATGAGATGCTCACGATTCCGATGATTGGCCATGTTCAGAGTCTAAATGCCAGTGTCGCAGCTAGTTTATTGATTTATCAAGGTTACACGTCGCGCCATCCGTTAGGAAATTAA
- a CDS encoding NYN domain-containing protein, protein MKQQLLIVDAYNMIGNWPELNRLKQSDRLPDARDELLNVLTEYKKITGLNISVIFDAMYVPGNSKRYRQADLEIVWTSKNQTADSYIEKYAADQQSRVMQVTVATSDQAEQWVIFSEGALRIPALELRKRVHEALKEVRHTAVRSQDLGSVRKSPWDAQQLSALDQYRQQLEREHSKHHH, encoded by the coding sequence ATGAAACAACAATTATTAATTGTGGATGCATATAATATGATTGGTAATTGGCCAGAATTGAATCGGCTGAAACAAAGCGATCGATTACCAGATGCGCGTGATGAGCTGTTGAACGTTTTGACCGAATATAAAAAAATCACTGGCTTAAATATTAGTGTTATTTTTGATGCGATGTATGTGCCGGGTAATTCAAAACGTTACCGGCAAGCTGATTTGGAAATTGTCTGGACGAGTAAAAATCAAACGGCTGATAGTTACATTGAAAAGTATGCCGCTGACCAACAATCACGGGTGATGCAAGTGACGGTTGCCACTAGTGATCAAGCGGAACAATGGGTTATTTTTTCAGAAGGGGCCTTGCGAATTCCGGCACTAGAATTGCGGAAACGCGTCCATGAAGCTTTGAAAGAAGTTCGGCATACTGCCGTGCGTAGTCAGGACTTAGGTTCAGTGCGAAAATCACCTTGGGATGCGCAACAATTGTCGGCTTTAGATCAATATCGGCAACAGTTAGAACGGGAACATTCGAAGCATCATCATTAG
- a CDS encoding sigma-70 family RNA polymerase sigma factor: MNEQQLIALAAQGDNQSIIDLAEQYLPVVLKLRRQYFIRNYDEDDWLQEARIAIHRAASEYDQRHACSFGAFYRLLLNNQVIDLIRRSQAKKRHPEHDILSLDMGMDDGNDALLVTNLMAVDIVHVRNIVAEFAKECSSFEGQVFTALLAGYSPQYIARDLDVGLAPVTNAADRCRRKLRQQLAS; the protein is encoded by the coding sequence TTGAACGAACAGCAATTAATTGCGTTAGCAGCACAAGGAGACAATCAAAGTATTATTGATTTAGCTGAACAATATTTGCCGGTAGTTTTAAAGTTGCGCCGCCAGTACTTTATCCGAAATTATGATGAGGATGATTGGTTACAAGAGGCCCGAATTGCGATTCATCGAGCCGCTAGTGAGTACGATCAACGGCATGCGTGTAGTTTTGGCGCTTTTTACCGGTTGTTATTGAATAACCAAGTCATTGATTTGATTCGGCGTTCGCAGGCCAAAAAACGGCATCCTGAACATGATATCTTATCTTTAGATATGGGAATGGACGATGGTAATGATGCCTTATTAGTAACCAATCTCATGGCAGTTGATATTGTGCACGTGCGCAATATCGTGGCTGAATTTGCGAAAGAATGTTCTAGCTTTGAAGGCCAAGTCTTTACCGCCTTACTAGCTGGCTATTCACCGCAATACATCGCCCGTGATTTAGATGTCGGTTTAGCACCGGTCACTAATGCGGCTGATCGTTGTCGCCGTAAGCTTCGTCAGCAATTAGCAAGCTAG
- the rpmG gene encoding 50S ribosomal protein L33, protein MAHKKIALACTVCGSRNYTIDANPNRTNRLEVKKFCKFCGQHTLHRETR, encoded by the coding sequence ATGGCACATAAGAAAATTGCACTGGCATGTACGGTTTGTGGTTCGCGAAACTATACGATTGATGCCAATCCTAATCGAACTAACCGCTTAGAAGTTAAGAAATTTTGTAAGTTCTGTGGACAACATACACTTCATCGTGAAACGCGGTAG
- the secE gene encoding preprotein translocase subunit SecE, which yields MRLFKFFGLVGHEMKKVTWPTWRENRRDSWTVISTSLFFVAFFALFDWVIQLLLNMLTALH from the coding sequence ATGCGATTATTTAAGTTTTTTGGATTGGTCGGACACGAAATGAAAAAGGTCACTTGGCCAACTTGGCGAGAAAATCGGCGTGATTCATGGACGGTTATCTCAACCTCATTGTTCTTCGTGGCGTTTTTCGCGTTATTCGATTGGGTCATCCAATTGCTTTTAAACATGTTAACGGCTTTGCATTAA
- the nusG gene encoding transcription termination/antitermination protein NusG, which produces MVESVEKKWYVLHTYAGYENKVSSNLESRVQSMGMEDNIFRVVVPEEESHEVKNGKDKVEMKKVFPGYVLVEMVMTDQAWYIVRNTPGVTGFLGSHGQGSKPTPLLPEEAEDILHQLGMSARHTELNVEVGEQVTIIDGAFSGLAGEITEIDTEKLKLKVNINMFGRETSTELDFDQVDQIQ; this is translated from the coding sequence ATGGTCGAATCTGTTGAAAAGAAATGGTATGTGCTACATACTTATGCTGGTTATGAAAACAAAGTTAGTTCTAACTTGGAATCACGGGTCCAATCAATGGGCATGGAAGATAATATTTTCCGAGTGGTCGTGCCAGAAGAAGAATCTCATGAAGTTAAAAATGGGAAAGATAAAGTTGAAATGAAAAAGGTCTTCCCCGGTTATGTCTTAGTTGAAATGGTCATGACTGACCAAGCTTGGTACATTGTCCGGAATACGCCAGGGGTTACTGGATTCTTGGGGTCACATGGTCAAGGGAGTAAGCCAACGCCATTGTTACCAGAAGAAGCAGAAGATATTTTACATCAATTAGGTATGAGTGCGCGGCATACAGAACTTAACGTTGAAGTTGGCGAACAAGTGACCATCATTGATGGGGCCTTTTCAGGTTTGGCTGGTGAAATCACCGAAATTGATACTGAAAAGTTGAAATTAAAAGTCAATATCAACATGTTTGGCCGTGAAACGAGTACAGAACTTGATTTCGACCAAGTTGATCAAATTCAATAA
- a CDS encoding alpha/beta hydrolase, producing MSQLILIIIAVIIIGMISRISYKFWQYGRPQHLVTSQQPQTADDSAVTLFIPGYAGNRFSFGRMLQRFVMGKIANKSLVVWIDRHNHPHVTGHLDPYRPMVQLIFATPRVAVRAQAAGVLAVVKYLLAHEHVQTMNLVAHSMGGVVLFQYLTTAARLANLPEVRKVVTIGAPFNDSEVGQNTYPIENHPLTATGPTTTTPVYNYFLRTLQQLPNTISYLNIAGNIGDKFQSDGAVAMNSALSLRFLLRTTVNRYQEFVVHGKNARHSRLHENYEVDRQIIQFLYPNKIKTVDDEK from the coding sequence ATGTCACAATTAATTCTGATTATTATCGCGGTGATCATAATTGGCATGATCAGTCGCATCAGTTATAAGTTTTGGCAATATGGGCGACCACAGCATTTAGTGACTAGTCAGCAGCCGCAGACGGCCGATGACAGCGCAGTGACGTTGTTTATTCCCGGATATGCAGGGAATCGGTTCTCATTTGGACGGATGTTACAGCGGTTTGTCATGGGAAAAATTGCGAATAAGTCGTTGGTTGTTTGGATTGATCGCCATAATCATCCGCACGTAACCGGTCATTTAGATCCCTATCGACCGATGGTACAATTAATTTTTGCAACACCACGCGTGGCCGTCCGTGCCCAAGCAGCCGGGGTCCTAGCAGTAGTGAAATATTTATTGGCCCACGAACATGTACAGACCATGAATTTAGTCGCGCATTCCATGGGTGGGGTAGTTTTATTTCAATATTTAACGACTGCGGCGCGCTTGGCTAATTTGCCAGAGGTTCGCAAAGTGGTGACAATCGGGGCACCGTTTAACGATAGTGAAGTGGGTCAAAACACTTATCCGATTGAAAATCATCCCCTAACGGCGACTGGGCCAACAACAACGACCCCGGTTTATAATTACTTTTTACGGACGTTACAACAGTTGCCGAATACGATTTCGTATTTGAATATTGCGGGTAACATTGGTGATAAGTTTCAAAGTGATGGCGCCGTTGCGATGAATAGTGCCCTGTCATTACGCTTTTTATTGCGGACGACTGTTAATCGCTATCAAGAGTTTGTTGTGCATGGAAAAAATGCTCGGCATTCCCGATTGCATGAAAATTATGAGGTTGACCGGCAAATTATTCAGTTTTTATATCCGAATAAAATAAAAACGGTTGATGACGAAAAGTAG
- the rplK gene encoding 50S ribosomal protein L11 — MAKKVANVVKLQIPAGKATPAPPVGPALGQAGINIMGFTKDFNARTADQAGMIIPVVITVYEDRSFDFVTKTPPAAVLLKKAAGVEHGSGEPNTNKVATVTEAQVKEIAETKMQDLNAADVEAAMRMIEGTARSMGFTVEG; from the coding sequence GTGGCTAAAAAAGTAGCTAACGTTGTTAAATTACAAATTCCTGCGGGCAAGGCAACACCAGCTCCGCCAGTTGGCCCAGCATTAGGTCAAGCAGGTATCAATATCATGGGCTTCACAAAGGATTTCAATGCGCGTACCGCTGATCAAGCAGGTATGATCATTCCCGTTGTGATTACGGTTTATGAGGATCGTTCATTCGACTTCGTTACCAAGACCCCACCTGCTGCCGTTCTTTTAAAGAAAGCTGCTGGTGTTGAACACGGTTCTGGTGAACCTAACACGAACAAGGTTGCTACGGTAACTGAAGCTCAAGTTAAGGAAATCGCTGAAACTAAAATGCAAGATCTAAACGCAGCTGACGTTGAAGCAGCTATGCGCATGATCGAAGGTACTGCTCGGAGTATGGGATTCACCGTCGAAGGCTAA
- the rplA gene encoding 50S ribosomal protein L1: MANKSKQYQDAAKLVDHDKAYDVTEAVDLVKKMDFAKFDATVEVAFKLNVDTKQADQQLRGAVVLPNGTGKEQTVIVFAKGDKAKEAEEAGADVVGEADLVGRIQDGWLDFDVAIATPDMMAQVGRLGRVLGPKGLMPNPKTGTVTMDVAKAVNDSKAGKVTYRTDRDGNVHVPVGKVSFDTDKLVGNFKTIEDTIIKARPASVRGTFVQNLVVTSTFTPAVRVDLASF, translated from the coding sequence ATGGCAAATAAAAGTAAACAATACCAAGACGCCGCTAAGCTAGTTGATCATGACAAAGCTTACGATGTAACTGAAGCGGTAGACTTGGTTAAAAAAATGGATTTCGCAAAGTTTGATGCAACCGTTGAAGTTGCTTTCAAATTAAACGTTGATACAAAGCAAGCCGACCAACAACTTCGTGGCGCGGTTGTCCTACCAAACGGTACTGGTAAAGAACAAACAGTTATCGTTTTTGCTAAGGGAGACAAAGCTAAAGAAGCTGAAGAAGCCGGTGCTGACGTTGTCGGTGAAGCCGACCTAGTTGGCCGGATTCAAGACGGTTGGTTAGACTTTGACGTTGCAATCGCAACCCCAGACATGATGGCCCAAGTGGGTCGTTTAGGTCGGGTACTTGGACCTAAAGGTTTAATGCCTAACCCTAAGACTGGGACTGTTACGATGGATGTTGCTAAAGCGGTTAACGATTCAAAAGCCGGTAAAGTAACGTACCGGACTGACCGTGATGGTAATGTTCACGTTCCTGTTGGCAAGGTATCATTTGATACTGACAAGTTAGTTGGTAACTTCAAGACCATTGAAGACACTATCATCAAAGCTCGTCCTGCCTCAGTACGTGGGACTTTCGTTCAAAACTTAGTTGTTACTTCAACATTTACGCCAGCCGTACGTGTTGACTTAGCTTCATTTTAA
- the rplJ gene encoding 50S ribosomal protein L10 — protein sequence MSKETVAIKAKEVEEVTAQLKSAVSAIVVDYRGLTVEQVTDLRKQLREAGVKMRVIKNKIMVRAAEKAGYADMNDVFSGPTAVAFSEEDPVAPAKILANFAKTADALQLKGGVIEGKVASLEEVQEYATLPSREELLATIANMLQAPVRNVAYAVKAVAEKGDEDAA from the coding sequence TTGAGTAAAGAAACTGTTGCTATTAAAGCAAAAGAAGTCGAAGAAGTTACGGCACAATTAAAGAGCGCTGTATCAGCTATTGTAGTTGATTATCGTGGTTTAACTGTTGAACAAGTAACTGACTTACGTAAGCAATTGCGTGAGGCCGGTGTCAAGATGCGCGTTATCAAGAATAAAATCATGGTACGGGCTGCTGAAAAAGCTGGTTATGCTGACATGAATGATGTCTTTTCTGGTCCTACGGCGGTGGCCTTCTCTGAAGAAGATCCCGTTGCTCCAGCTAAGATTTTAGCTAACTTTGCTAAGACAGCTGACGCCCTTCAACTTAAGGGTGGCGTGATTGAAGGCAAAGTTGCCTCTCTTGAAGAAGTTCAAGAATATGCAACCTTACCATCACGTGAAGAATTATTGGCAACTATTGCTAATATGTTACAAGCACCTGTTCGTAACGTGGCATACGCTGTTAAGGCGGTTGCTGAAAAGGGCGACGAAGACGCAGCTTAG
- the rplL gene encoding 50S ribosomal protein L7/L12, with protein sequence MAFDKDTIINSLKEASISDLNDLVKAIEEEFDVSASAPVAVAGAAGGDAAAAKDSYDVELTESGDQKVKAIKAVRDITGLGLKDAKGLVDGVPSIVKEGVSEDEANDIKAKLEEVGGVVTLK encoded by the coding sequence ATGGCTTTTGATAAAGACACTATTATCAACTCATTAAAAGAAGCTTCAATTTCAGATTTAAACGACTTAGTTAAGGCTATCGAAGAAGAATTCGATGTCTCAGCTTCAGCACCAGTTGCTGTTGCTGGCGCTGCCGGTGGCGATGCTGCTGCAGCTAAGGATTCATACGATGTTGAATTAACTGAATCTGGCGACCAAAAGGTTAAGGCTATTAAAGCCGTTCGCGATATCACTGGTCTTGGCTTGAAAGATGCTAAGGGCCTTGTTGATGGCGTTCCTTCAATCGTTAAAGAAGGCGTCTCAGAAGACGAAGCTAACGATATCAAGGCTAAACTTGAAGAAGTTGGTGGCGTTGTTACCCTTAAGTAA
- a CDS encoding DNA/RNA non-specific endonuclease has product MGYLLLIGAIYWSWHLYQRRHLRGKRFLRHSWPIIILLLLSLGAFNLNSTAATKPKTVTKTKIVKKTHHITVKHDTKLADLIAANQRSTASLKKTAQKLTSRKTTIDHQKAQNKTDGATKTTAATTMKTSGNPTNTALANQQYQGHPTVTINANNPAFSAADLTTRNGAWQKYGDLDRLNRPTTAGALLNQSLMPTTKRTALTVAPTGWHNKRIASGWLYNRSHLIGYQLTGQNNNPKNLITGTRSLNDPEMVTYENQVANYLHASPDHYVRYEVKPIFKADNLLASGVQMRAQSIDSSAVSFNVYIFNVQNGMTLNYQTGTSRVAN; this is encoded by the coding sequence ATGGGATATTTATTATTAATCGGCGCTATTTATTGGAGCTGGCATCTTTACCAACGGCGGCATTTACGGGGAAAACGGTTCTTGCGACACAGCTGGCCCATTATCATTTTGTTACTACTAAGTCTAGGGGCTTTTAATCTTAACAGCACGGCTGCCACTAAACCTAAGACGGTAACTAAAACAAAAATTGTCAAAAAAACGCATCATATCACAGTTAAGCATGATACTAAGTTAGCAGATTTAATTGCCGCTAATCAGCGCTCCACTGCTAGTTTGAAAAAAACAGCTCAAAAATTAACCAGTCGTAAAACCACCATTGATCATCAAAAAGCACAGAATAAGACTGATGGGGCTACTAAAACAACCGCGGCGACCACGATGAAGACTAGCGGTAACCCAACTAACACTGCGTTAGCCAATCAGCAGTATCAAGGTCACCCGACCGTAACCATCAACGCGAATAATCCAGCCTTTAGTGCTGCGGACTTAACGACTCGCAATGGTGCCTGGCAAAAGTATGGTGACTTAGACCGATTAAATCGCCCGACCACTGCAGGCGCCTTATTAAATCAAAGTTTGATGCCCACAACTAAACGAACGGCCTTAACAGTTGCCCCTACTGGTTGGCATAATAAGCGAATTGCCAGTGGATGGTTATATAATCGTAGTCACTTGATTGGTTATCAATTAACCGGGCAAAATAATAACCCGAAAAACCTCATTACTGGGACCCGCTCACTGAATGATCCCGAAATGGTTACTTATGAAAACCAAGTTGCCAACTATTTACACGCTAGCCCGGACCACTACGTGCGTTACGAAGTGAAACCAATCTTTAAAGCTGACAATTTATTGGCTAGTGGCGTGCAAATGCGGGCCCAATCCATTGATAGTTCGGCTGTTAGCTTTAATGTTTACATCTTCAATGTACAAAATGGCATGACGTTAAATTATCAAACTGGAACCAGCCGTGTTGCTAATTAA
- a CDS encoding cell surface protein, which translates to MHFGKPVLIALLSLTILSGCAQSTATTTPKIVTRTKTSYVSKRTAADTAAWSSAKAVSRANAASAKQLSQQSSTLTQASSQSSALTASQSSAHSASVAASSSLATSTSSVLAASVSSSHEASKAASQQAATATSTQTTKATSTNRFSGDTDTAQPGRIVGNTHSKIYHVETDHNYRMAEKNVSYFSTEEAAQAAGYRKSLR; encoded by the coding sequence ATGCATTTTGGAAAACCTGTTTTAATTGCACTTTTAAGTCTGACGATTCTAAGTGGTTGCGCGCAGTCAACGGCCACTACCACACCTAAGATTGTCACCCGGACTAAAACAAGCTATGTCAGCAAACGGACTGCCGCAGATACTGCAGCTTGGTCATCAGCTAAAGCTGTCAGTCGAGCTAATGCCGCTTCGGCCAAACAACTCAGTCAACAGTCTTCGACTTTAACCCAAGCCAGCTCACAATCGAGTGCGCTAACTGCCAGTCAATCATCGGCACACTCAGCATCAGTCGCTGCGTCATCTTCGCTGGCTACTAGTACGAGTTCCGTACTGGCAGCCAGCGTTAGTAGCAGTCATGAGGCTTCAAAAGCTGCCTCACAGCAAGCAGCCACCGCCACATCAACCCAAACCACTAAAGCGACCAGTACCAATCGCTTTAGTGGCGACACCGATACTGCCCAACCTGGCCGGATTGTTGGTAATACGCATTCTAAAATCTATCATGTTGAGACGGACCATAACTACCGTATGGCAGAGAAAAATGTTAGTTACTTTTCTACTGAGGAAGCTGCTCAAGCAGCCGGCTATCGCAAATCATTACGCTAA
- the mprF gene encoding bifunctional lysylphosphatidylglycerol flippase/synthetase MprF, whose translation MKAMIQKVGASLNKRLGLIKALFVFSVLLFVITEVGKIAKEVSGAQLGTALASQSWWHLLSMVVIGMVAVTPMLTYDVMITKFLPNHYSLGYIFKAGWITNTFTNIGGFGGVLGASLRANFYNKGASKKQIVFAISKIALFLVSGLSLYCMISLILVYGFGIGQVYRSYWIWLVGGSLYFPAVFIFTRVNDSAFFEGLTLGNVVRLLSGSFGEWTGCVLFFLLIGNFMQLPIDFAAVVPLFVIASVVGEVSMVPGGIGSFDVFMIFGLGAVGVSRPDAVAWLLFYRLFYYIIPFAIGLGLFTHDTGRRLNQHLEGIPKAALQRFAQMALTVFLYVSGFLMLLMSTVPNFAYNNKIFLQVYPFTFFFINQASSIVMAFLLIGVALGTAGRVKKAFWPTVIVLLIAILNTIRWLVVYDAISMKFIIFLVIILALVALSKQAYYRRRLALSWGQLLWVGCVYVITFVLYTIVGVYNAPQIHHRHAVPEALFFPSQKLWLFGVIGLVIAALILVAMNRYFANGHNARLGLKLDLERVKHVIATAGGNEISHLAFLNDKLVYYYQAAGEDQLIFLYQQKADKLILMGEPFGNQAYLQPALEQLMDDADSDGYSLVFYEINETLTMRLHEMGFDFIKTGEEGHVKLADFSLAGKRLRGERALMNKFTRDDYQFEILQPPFSAATMAALKAVSDSWLNGEAEKGFSLGFFDETYLNQAPIAVVYNPEHQLVAFANLMPQGNDKIASIDLMRSSAAAPSGIMDTVFVHLFEQARAQGFAYFNMGMAPLAGVGVSRYSFIQEKIAHLIYEYGYQLYGFQGLRSYKEKYVTAWAPKYIAYRKRNSLIFTILQLLQVVNTRQKKRAERHLLLGPKWFQNLNHHR comes from the coding sequence TTGAAGGCGATGATACAAAAAGTGGGGGCCAGCTTAAATAAACGGCTGGGCTTAATTAAGGCCTTATTTGTCTTTTCAGTTTTACTATTTGTTATTACTGAAGTGGGTAAGATTGCTAAAGAAGTAAGTGGGGCTCAATTAGGAACGGCACTAGCTTCACAAAGTTGGTGGCATTTATTAAGTATGGTTGTGATTGGGATGGTGGCGGTAACGCCCATGCTGACCTATGACGTCATGATTACGAAATTTCTGCCGAACCACTATTCGCTGGGATATATTTTTAAAGCCGGATGGATTACGAATACTTTTACGAATATTGGGGGCTTCGGCGGTGTACTCGGGGCCTCATTGCGGGCCAATTTCTATAACAAAGGTGCCAGCAAAAAACAGATTGTCTTCGCCATCTCTAAAATTGCCTTATTCTTAGTGTCGGGATTATCGCTTTATTGTATGATTTCATTGATTTTGGTCTATGGTTTTGGCATCGGCCAAGTTTACCGTAGTTATTGGATTTGGTTGGTTGGTGGTTCTTTGTATTTTCCAGCGGTCTTTATCTTTACCCGGGTCAATGATTCAGCTTTCTTTGAAGGACTAACGCTAGGTAATGTTGTCCGCTTATTAAGCGGTTCATTTGGAGAATGGACGGGCTGTGTCCTATTCTTTTTACTAATTGGTAATTTTATGCAATTACCAATTGATTTTGCGGCGGTTGTGCCTTTGTTTGTGATTGCCTCAGTCGTTGGGGAAGTATCGATGGTTCCTGGTGGGATCGGTTCATTTGATGTATTTATGATTTTTGGACTGGGAGCCGTTGGGGTCTCACGGCCAGATGCGGTCGCTTGGTTATTGTTTTATCGGCTATTCTATTACATTATCCCATTTGCGATTGGGTTAGGGTTATTCACACATGATACCGGTCGACGCTTGAATCAACATTTAGAAGGTATTCCAAAGGCAGCATTACAACGTTTTGCTCAAATGGCGTTAACTGTTTTTCTTTATGTTTCCGGTTTTTTGATGTTGTTAATGTCGACGGTTCCTAATTTTGCCTATAATAATAAAATTTTCTTGCAGGTTTATCCGTTTACCTTTTTCTTTATTAATCAGGCTAGTAGTATTGTGATGGCCTTTTTATTGATTGGGGTTGCGCTAGGGACAGCCGGTCGTGTCAAAAAAGCTTTTTGGCCAACGGTGATTGTTTTACTGATTGCAATTTTAAACACGATTCGTTGGCTAGTGGTGTATGACGCTATTTCCATGAAGTTTATTATCTTTTTAGTGATTATTTTAGCCCTAGTTGCATTATCGAAGCAGGCCTACTATCGCCGCCGGCTGGCACTCTCGTGGGGGCAACTGCTGTGGGTAGGTTGTGTTTACGTGATTACGTTTGTGTTGTATACGATTGTGGGCGTTTATAATGCCCCCCAGATTCATCATCGCCATGCGGTGCCGGAAGCCTTGTTTTTCCCCTCGCAAAAACTATGGTTATTCGGCGTCATTGGTTTAGTCATTGCGGCTTTGATTTTAGTCGCCATGAATCGTTATTTTGCGAATGGTCATAACGCGCGGCTGGGCTTGAAGTTGGATCTTGAACGCGTTAAGCACGTGATTGCAACAGCTGGTGGCAATGAGATCTCCCACTTAGCTTTTTTGAATGATAAATTGGTTTATTACTATCAGGCCGCAGGTGAAGACCAGCTTATCTTTCTATACCAACAGAAGGCTGACAAGCTGATTCTGATGGGCGAGCCATTCGGAAACCAAGCCTATCTTCAGCCGGCCTTAGAACAGCTCATGGATGATGCTGACAGCGATGGGTATTCATTAGTCTTCTATGAAATTAATGAAACTTTGACGATGCGATTACATGAAATGGGTTTTGATTTTATTAAGACTGGCGAGGAAGGCCATGTCAAACTGGCTGACTTTAGCTTGGCCGGTAAACGGCTCCGTGGTGAACGGGCTTTGATGAATAAGTTCACACGGGATGACTATCAGTTTGAAATCTTGCAGCCACCATTTTCAGCGGCGACGATGGCGGCATTAAAAGCCGTTTCAGATAGTTGGCTTAATGGCGAGGCTGAAAAAGGATTTTCGTTAGGGTTCTTTGATGAGACATACTTGAATCAGGCCCCGATTGCGGTGGTTTATAACCCTGAGCATCAACTGGTAGCCTTTGCTAATTTGATGCCACAGGGGAATGACAAAATCGCGTCGATTGATTTGATGCGATCAAGTGCGGCCGCACCATCGGGAATTATGGATACGGTTTTTGTACATCTCTTTGAACAAGCACGAGCCCAAGGGTTTGCTTACTTCAACATGGGGATGGCGCCGCTGGCTGGGGTCGGCGTTTCACGGTACAGCTTCATTCAGGAAAAAATTGCACATCTGATTTATGAATATGGCTATCAATTGTACGGTTTTCAAGGGTTGCGGTCGTATAAAGAAAAATACGTTACGGCATGGGCGCCTAAATATATCGCTTACCGGAAACGGAATTCATTGATTTTTACGATTTTACAATTATTGCAAGTGGTTAACACACGTCAAAAGAAACGTGCCGAACGCCATTTGTTACTTGGACCAAAATGGTTTCAAAATTTGAATCATCATCGTTAA